A genomic segment from Kyrpidia tusciae DSM 2912 encodes:
- the xerD gene encoding site-specific tyrosine recombinase XerD, producing MKTMIERFIRYLAIEKGLAPSTLGSYRSDLEDFSDFLQRTGCGDWPETGRRHIVAYLAHLQKLGRAPATVSRHMASLRSFYQFLSREGLIEVDPTGQLDSPKADKRLPRVLNVEEVERLLAAPEGLTPMALRDRAMLEMLYATGVRVSELVSLNVTDVNLNMGYVKCYGKGSKERIVPLGSAALEAVHAYLTRGRAGLLKNGDPGALFVNHQGKRLTRQGFWKILKKYAQTAGIQKAITPHTLRHSFATHLLENGADLRAVQEMLGHADISTTQIYTHVTQTRLKDVYERTHPRA from the coding sequence ATGAAGACGATGATTGAGCGGTTTATTCGCTACTTGGCCATTGAAAAGGGGTTGGCGCCGAGCACGTTGGGGTCCTACCGGAGTGATCTGGAGGACTTTTCCGATTTTCTCCAGCGGACGGGGTGCGGGGATTGGCCGGAGACCGGGCGGCGACACATCGTGGCGTATTTGGCCCACCTGCAAAAGTTGGGCCGGGCGCCGGCCACCGTGTCTCGGCACATGGCCAGTCTGCGGTCGTTTTATCAATTTTTGTCCCGGGAGGGACTGATCGAGGTAGACCCCACCGGGCAGCTGGATTCCCCGAAAGCGGACAAGCGGCTGCCCCGGGTGTTGAACGTCGAAGAAGTCGAACGGCTCCTGGCGGCGCCCGAGGGATTGACCCCCATGGCTCTCCGGGACCGGGCGATGTTGGAGATGCTCTATGCCACGGGGGTTCGGGTCTCCGAACTTGTGTCCCTCAACGTGACGGACGTCAACCTGAACATGGGTTATGTGAAGTGTTACGGGAAAGGATCAAAAGAGCGGATTGTGCCCCTGGGATCGGCGGCCCTGGAGGCGGTCCATGCGTACCTGACCAGGGGGAGGGCTGGGTTATTGAAAAATGGAGATCCTGGTGCCCTCTTTGTCAATCACCAGGGCAAACGGTTAACCCGGCAGGGGTTTTGGAAGATTTTAAAGAAATATGCCCAGACGGCGGGCATTCAGAAGGCCATTACCCCCCACACACTGCGGCATTCCTTTGCCACCCATCTGTTGGAGAACGGCGCCGATCTGCGGGCGGTCCAGGAGATGCTCGGCCATGCGGATATCTCGACGACCCAGATCTACACCCATGTCACGCAAACCCGGCTTAAAGACGTGTACGAGCGCACCCATCCCCGGGCCTAG
- a CDS encoding phosphopentomutase has product MRWIWIVLDSCGIGAAPDADRYGDEAANTLGHIAQAVGGLRVPHLERLGLGRLVDLGHPADQEVVGCYGKMRERSVGKDTTNGHWEFVGVVLDRPLPVYPHGFPREIIEPFEQAIGRKILGNRPASGTEILKELGEEHVRTGRPIVYTSGDSVFQIAAHEEVIPPEELYHMCEVARGLLRGEHGVGRVIARPFVGQNGRYVRTDRRRDYSLRFGRTVLDELHDAGWPVVGIGKIHDIYGGAGIGEAVHTKDNMDGVDRIVQWGRRLDRGLIYGNLVDFDSLYGHRNDSVGFAGAVEAFDGRMPEILDTLRDEDVLIITADHGCDPTTPGTDHTREWVPLLVWGPGLKTGVDLGARDTFADIGATLAEAFGVPAPQVGTSFWKEVRG; this is encoded by the coding sequence TTGCGATGGATATGGATCGTTCTGGACAGTTGCGGAATCGGCGCCGCACCGGATGCGGATCGGTACGGGGATGAGGCGGCCAATACCCTGGGTCATATCGCCCAGGCGGTGGGCGGCCTTCGGGTGCCCCATCTTGAGCGTTTAGGATTGGGGCGCCTGGTCGATTTGGGCCATCCGGCGGATCAGGAAGTCGTGGGTTGCTATGGAAAGATGAGGGAGCGCTCCGTGGGGAAAGATACCACGAACGGTCATTGGGAGTTTGTCGGGGTGGTGCTGGACCGCCCTTTGCCCGTCTATCCCCACGGATTTCCCCGGGAGATTATCGAACCCTTTGAGCAGGCCATCGGGCGAAAAATTCTCGGGAATCGGCCGGCTTCGGGGACGGAGATCCTGAAAGAGCTCGGGGAGGAACATGTGCGCACGGGCCGCCCCATCGTGTACACGTCGGGGGACAGCGTTTTTCAGATCGCCGCCCACGAAGAAGTGATCCCCCCGGAGGAGCTCTACCACATGTGTGAGGTCGCCCGGGGATTGCTCCGGGGGGAACACGGTGTGGGGCGGGTGATCGCCAGGCCTTTCGTCGGCCAAAACGGGCGGTATGTCCGCACCGACCGCCGGCGGGATTACTCCTTGCGTTTCGGCCGGACGGTCCTCGATGAGTTGCACGATGCCGGGTGGCCGGTGGTGGGAATTGGCAAGATTCACGACATCTACGGTGGGGCGGGGATCGGCGAGGCGGTACATACCAAGGACAATATGGACGGGGTGGACCGAATTGTGCAGTGGGGACGGCGGCTGGATCGGGGCCTGATCTATGGGAATCTGGTAGATTTTGATTCTCTGTATGGCCATCGGAACGATTCCGTGGGCTTTGCCGGGGCGGTGGAAGCCTTCGATGGGCGAATGCCGGAGATTCTCGATACCCTCCGGGACGAAGATGTGCTTATCATCACGGCGGATCACGGGTGTGACCCCACCACGCCCGGTACCGATCACACCCGGGAGTGGGTGCCGCTGTTGGTGTGGGGACCAGGACTGAAAACGGGGGTCGACCTGGGGGCGCGGGATACGTTTGCTGATATCGGCGCTACTTTGGCGGAAGCCTTTGGAGTTCCGGCGCCCCAGGTGGGGACGAGTTTTTGGAAAGAGGTGCGGGGATGA
- a CDS encoding DUF4227 family protein, translated as MDHRRGSRSESWWYFGTAIALAFLLFQAWLLWNEQHQARNPYREPRGPALRVQGPAAQEFSWETVWQRLQEFYRVGE; from the coding sequence ATGGACCACCGTCGGGGGAGCCGGAGCGAAAGTTGGTGGTATTTTGGCACCGCCATCGCTCTGGCCTTTTTGCTGTTTCAGGCCTGGCTGTTGTGGAACGAGCAGCACCAGGCACGGAACCCGTATCGGGAACCCCGGGGGCCGGCACTGCGGGTGCAGGGGCCGGCAGCGCAGGAGTTTTCCTGGGAGACGGTCTGGCAGAGACTGCAAGAGTTTTATCGGGTGGGGGAGTGA
- the fur gene encoding ferric iron uptake transcriptional regulator — MKSERRTGGAGVEERLADRLQQIKKLLHAEQLKLTPQREATLRVLLENQEAHLSAEEVFMLVKHKAPDIGLATVYRTLELLVDLRIIEKLNFGDGVARYEFRERDQPHHHHHLICMGCGKVSEIEDLLEDLERSIETRHRFRIVDHRVSFLGYCRECQEKTKAEGTALPSVAKDR; from the coding sequence ATGAAATCAGAGAGACGGACGGGGGGTGCAGGAGTGGAGGAGAGGCTTGCGGATCGGTTGCAGCAGATCAAAAAGCTCTTGCACGCCGAACAGCTAAAGTTGACCCCTCAACGGGAGGCCACGCTGAGGGTTCTCCTGGAGAATCAAGAAGCGCACCTCAGTGCCGAAGAGGTGTTTATGCTCGTCAAGCACAAAGCGCCGGACATTGGGCTGGCCACGGTGTATCGAACCCTTGAACTTTTAGTCGACCTGCGAATCATCGAGAAGTTGAATTTTGGCGACGGAGTGGCCCGGTACGAGTTTCGGGAAAGAGATCAGCCTCACCATCATCACCATCTGATTTGTATGGGGTGCGGCAAGGTGTCGGAGATCGAAGATCTTTTGGAGGATCTCGAACGGAGTATCGAAACGAGACACCGTTTTCGAATTGTGGACCACCGGGTCAGTTTTCTCGGATACTGTCGAGAATGTCAAGAGAAAACGAAGGCCGAAGGTACCGCCCTCCCCTCGGTGGCCAAAGACAGGTAG
- the ald gene encoding alanine dehydrogenase — protein MVIGVPKEIKNNENRVAMTPAGVHALVDAGHRVLVEAGAGVGSGFTDREYQSVGADIVPEAAEVWQRAEMIVKVKEPESAEIQFFRDGLVIFTYLHLAAAPELAKALQEKGVTAIAYETVQLPSGALPLLTPMSEVAGRMSVQIGAQFLEKPNGGKGVLLGGVPGVHPARVVIIGGGTVGTQAAKMAVGLGADVVILDKNPERLRQLDDLFGGRVTTVMSSAYAIEQEVRQADLLIGAVLIPGARAPKLVTESMVKKMSPGSVIVDVAIDQGGSIETVDRVTTHSDPTYVKYGVIHYAVANIPGAVPRTSTLALTGATLPYVAALAKEGYRAAVNRDPVLAKGVNVVHGCVTNAAVASAVGVPYTPLEEAIAL, from the coding sequence ATGGTGATCGGCGTGCCGAAGGAGATCAAGAATAACGAGAATCGAGTGGCGATGACACCGGCCGGGGTGCACGCTTTGGTCGACGCGGGGCATAGGGTCCTGGTGGAGGCCGGAGCCGGGGTGGGCAGCGGGTTTACCGATCGGGAGTATCAGAGCGTGGGGGCGGACATCGTGCCCGAGGCTGCGGAGGTTTGGCAACGGGCGGAAATGATCGTGAAAGTCAAGGAACCCGAGTCGGCAGAGATTCAGTTTTTCCGAGACGGACTCGTGATTTTTACATATCTTCACCTGGCGGCGGCCCCGGAATTGGCAAAGGCCCTGCAAGAAAAGGGCGTCACCGCCATCGCCTATGAAACGGTTCAATTGCCCAGCGGCGCTCTTCCCCTGCTGACGCCCATGAGTGAGGTCGCCGGGCGGATGTCGGTTCAGATTGGGGCCCAGTTTTTGGAGAAGCCCAATGGGGGAAAGGGGGTGCTCCTCGGCGGGGTGCCCGGCGTGCATCCGGCCCGGGTGGTGATCATCGGCGGTGGGACCGTGGGCACTCAAGCGGCGAAAATGGCGGTGGGCCTCGGCGCCGATGTGGTGATTCTCGACAAGAATCCCGAGCGACTCAGGCAGTTGGACGATCTGTTCGGCGGCCGGGTGACGACGGTGATGTCCAGCGCCTACGCCATCGAACAGGAAGTGCGCCAAGCCGACCTTTTGATCGGCGCCGTGCTCATCCCCGGCGCCCGGGCGCCAAAATTGGTCACGGAAAGTATGGTCAAAAAGATGTCCCCGGGTTCGGTGATCGTCGACGTGGCCATCGACCAGGGGGGATCCATTGAAACGGTGGACCGGGTCACCACCCACAGCGATCCAACGTATGTCAAATACGGGGTCATCCACTATGCGGTGGCCAACATCCCCGGGGCGGTGCCGAGAACTTCCACCCTGGCTTTGACCGGCGCCACGCTTCCATACGTGGCCGCCTTGGCGAAGGAAGGGTATCGGGCGGCGGTGAATCGCGACCCGGTTTTGGCCAAGGGCGTGAATGTGGTGCACGGATGTGTCACCAACGCCGCTGTGGCCTCGGCGGTGGGGGTTCCCTACACGCCGCTGGAGGAAGCCATTGCCCTGTAG